In Brettanomyces nanus chromosome 3, complete sequence, a single genomic region encodes these proteins:
- the MMS2 gene encoding E2 ubiquitin-conjugating protein mms2 (BUSCO:EOG0934425P), with protein MFKVPRNFKLLEELEKGEKGLGAESCSYGLSDPDDMTLTHWNATILGPPNSTHENRIYSLTIECGPTYPDTPPLVKFISKINLPCVDQSCGRVKPDNFPILRNWKRSYSMEILLLELRKEMASSLNRKLSQPEEGETF; from the exons ATGTTCAAAGT TCCTCGTAATTTCAAGCTTTTAGAAGAACTCGAAAAGGGTGAAAAAGGCCTCGGAGCAGAGTCTTGTTCCTATGGACTAAGTGATCCTGATGATATGACTCTGACTCATTGGAATGCCACCATTTTGGGACCTCCAAATTCAACCCACGAGAATCGTATCTACTCCTTAACTATTGAGTGTGGGCCTACTTACCCCGATACCCCTCCTTTGGTTAAGTTTATCTCTAAGATAAATTTGCCTTGTGTTGACCAATCATGTGGTCGTGTCAAACCCGATAATTTCCCCATACTaaggaattggaagagaagctACAGCATGGAGATCTTGTTGTTAGAGTTAAGGAAAGAGATGGCTTCGAGTTTAAATAGAAAGTTGTCTCAGCCTGAGGAGGGTGAGACATTTTAG
- a CDS encoding uncharacterized protein (BUSCO:EOG09342GDN) — MSLHSAFNKYPAPSGINYAYGTAGFRYFGDQLDSVAFKVGVIATLRSICLGGKTIGIVITASHNPPDQNGVKVVDPMGEMLPQSWEPFANQLANTKDWHQFNQLVQERLPENYLKSRDIVPMVVIARDTRQSGPRLVSAVIDGVNALNGHITDFGMLTTPQLHYITRCSNDGSFGVASEQGYYNKLIKTVTKILQINNYDCLDAVTVDTANGIGGDKLQKINALNHVMSFHVINGDTAHPLRLNVDCGADYVKTNQRLPHGVGNPIPDQLYASFDGDADRLVCYFMDKGGKFRLLDGDRIATLFASLIGGLLCHVKGIHVTTAIIQTAYSNGSSTEFIREKLGLPVYFTSTGVKHLHEKAIEFDVGIYFEANGHGTVVFSKKYLEELKKYEAKNSSEQVAVDTLILLVDLINQAVGDSISDLITVLVALKLMKKSVEKWGDDYSELANKLFKLKVADRFVFKTTDAERRLIEPVGVQEKIDEVVKRYSKGRSFVRASGTEDAVRVYSEAANEDDCTELGEKVCEIVKGI; from the coding sequence ATGTCGCTTCATTCTGCTTTTAATAAATACCCTGCTCCTTCTGGTATCAATTACGCTTACGGAACTGCGGGTTTCAGATATTTTGGGGATCAGTTGGACTCTGTGGCTTTCAAGGTCGGCGTTATTGCCACTTTGAGATCAATTTGTCTCGGCGGTAAAACTATCGGTATTGTTATCACCGCTTCTCATAATCCTCCAGACCAAAACGGCGTCAAAGTCGTTGATCCAATGGGTGAGATGCTCCCTCAGTCTTGGGAACCCTTTGCCAATCAGCTTGCAAACACTAAAGACTGGCATCAGTTCAACCAGCTGGTTCAAGAAAGGTTACCAGAAAATTATTTGAAATCACGTGATATTGTACCTATGGTTGTAATTGCACGTGATACACGTCAATCTGGTCCTAGGCTTGTTAGTGCTGTCATTGACGGTGTTAATGCTTTGAATGGTCATATCACTGACTTTGGAATGCTTACTACACCCCAACTTCACTATATAACTCGTTGTAGCAACGATGGCTCTTTTGGTGTAGCCTCAGAACAAGGTTATTACAATAAGTTGATTAAAACAGTGACGAAAATTCTTCAGATCAATAACTACGACTGTTTGGATGCAGTTACAGTTGACACTGCTAATGGAATAGGAGGAGATAAACTTCAAAAGATCAATGCGTTGAATCACGTGATGTCGTTTCACGTGATTAATGGAGATACCGCTCATCCTTTGAGATTAAACGTTGATTGTGGAGCTGATTACGTTAAGACGAATCAGAGGCTACCACATGGTGTTGGCAATCCAATCCCGGACCAGTTGTATGCATCTTTTGACGGAGATGCCGATCGATTAGTGTGCTACTTCATGGATAAGGGAGGTAAATTCCGGCTCTTGGACGGGGACAGAATCGCGACACTTTTTGCAAGTTTGATAGGGGGGTTATTGTGTCACGTGAAAGGCATACACGTGACCACGGCAATTATACAAACTGCCTATTCGAATGGATCATCTACTGAGTTTATTCGCGAGAAATTGGGACTTCCTGTTTATTTTACATCTACAGGAGTGAAGCATCTTCATGAAAAGGCTATTGAATTCGATGTAGGTATATATTTTGAGGCCAATGGCCATGGAACGGTTgttttttcaaagaagtacttagaagagttgaagaagtatgaAGCCAAGAACTCCTCAGAGCAGGTAGCAGTAGATACGTTGATTCTATTGGTTGATTTGATCAATCAGGCAGTAGGAGATTCAATCAGTGACTTAATTACAGTACTTGTAGCActaaagttgatgaagaaaagtgtTGAGAAATGGGGAGACGATTATAGCGAGTTGGCCAATAAGTTATTTAAGTTGAAGGTGGCCGATCGATTTGTCTTTAAAACTACGGATGCAGAAAGACGACTAATTGAACCTGTTGGAgttcaagagaagattgatgaggTGGTTAAAAGATATAGTAAGGGAAGATCATTTGTACGTGCTAGTggaacagaagatgcagtTCGAGTTTATTCAGAGGCAGccaatgaagatgattgtACAGAATTGGGAGAGAAGGTTTGTGAGATAGTGAAGGGTATTTGA